Within Pseudomonas sp. LBUM920, the genomic segment CGTATACCATATCCGATAAACCGTTTAACCCCACACTGCATCCTGTAGGAGCGCACATGAGCGACAACATTTTTTCTGGCTGCATGCCAGCCCTGATGACCCCATGCACCGCCGACCGCCAGCCGGATTTCGACGCGCTGGTGGCCAAGGCCCGCGAGCTGATCAACATCGGCATGAGTGCCGTCGTTTATTGCGGCTCCATGGGCGACTGGCCGCTGCTCACCGAAGCCCAGCGCCAGGAAGGCGTTGCGCGCCTAGTGGCAGCGGGCATCCCGACCATTGTCGGCACTGGCGCGGTGAACTCGCGTGAAGCGGTTTCCCACGCGGCGCATGCTGCCAAAGTAGGCGCGAGCGGGTTGATGGTCATTCCGCGCGTGTTGTCGCGCGGTGCCTCGGCTTCCGCGCAAAAAGCCCACTTCGCAGCTATTTTGAATGCAGCGTCACAGTTGCCGGCGGTGATTTACAACAGCCCGTACTACGGCTTTGCCACGCGCGCCGATTTGTTCTTCGAACTGCGTCGCGAGTTCCCGAACCTCATCGGCTTCAAGGAGTTCGGCGGCGCGGCAGACCTGCGCTACGCGGCCGAATTCATCACCTCCAAGGATGATGCGGTCACCCTGATGGTGGGTGTGGATACCCAAGTAGTGCACGGTTTCGTCAACTGCAACGCCACCGGCGCCATCACCGGCATTGGCAACGCCTTGCCGCGTGAGGTGCTGCACCTGGTGCAACTGAGCAAGGCCGCGGCCAACGGCGATGCCAAGGCACGCCAGCAGGCCAAGGAGCTGGAAGCGGCATTGGCGGTGTTGTCTTCGTTCGATGAAGGCACCGATCTTGTGCTGTATTACAAGTACCTGATGGTGCTCAACGGCGACCTGGAATACACCTTGCATTTCTACGACACCGACGTGCTAAGCGACTCGCAGCGCCGTTACGCCCAAACCCAGTACGCCTTGTTCCGCGAGTGGTACGCGCAGTGGTCTAAAGCTTAAGGCGGGCAGGGCGGCGCCCCGGCGCCGTCCTAACGCGCTATTTATCCAGCCAGCTGAATCGAGAGGGAAACATCCCGTGAGATCGACAAAAATTGTGCACGTTGTCGGCTGCCACGCCGAAGGCGAAGTGGGCGATGTGATTGTCGGCGGCGTCATGCCGCCACCCGGCAATACCTTGTGGGAACAGTCGCGGTTTATCGAGCGCGACAATGTGCTGCGCAACTTCGTGCTTAACGAGCCCCGTGGCGGCGTGTTCCGTCATGTCAATTTGCTGGTGCCGGCCAAAGACCCGCGCGCGCAAATGGGCTTCATCATCATGGAACCGGCCGACGTGCCGCCCATGTCCGGCTCCAACTCGCTGTGCGTGGCCACCGTGTTGCTAGACAGCGGCATCGTGCCAATGGTCGAGCCCATCACCCATTTGGTGCTTGAAGCGCCGGGCGGTGTCATTGAAGTCACTGCGCATTGCCGCGATGGCAAGGTGCAGCGCGTGGAAGTGAAAAACCATCCCTCGTTCGCCGACAAGCTGGACGCGTGGATCGAAGTCGAAGGGTTGGGCTCGATCCAGGTCGACACGGCCTACGGCGGCGACAGCTTTGCCATTTGCGACTCCACCAAGCTGGGTTTTGCGCTCACCTCCGACGAGGCGGCGGACCTGGTAGCCACAGGCCTCAAGATCACCAAGGCGGCCAACGAGCAATTGGGTTTCACCCACCCGCTGAACAAAGACTGGAACCACATTTCGTTCTGCCAGATCGCCGCGCCACTCTCGCGTGAAGGCGGCGTGGCCAGCGCCGCGAACGCAGTGGTCATTCGTCCGGGCAAAATCGACCGTTCACCCTGCGGCACCGGCTGCTCGGCGCGTATGGCGGTGCTGCATGCCAAAGGCCAACTGGCGGAGGGCGAAACGTTCATCGGCCGCTCCATCATCGGTTCGGAATTTCATTGTCGTATCGACAGTGCCACCGACCTGGCTGGGCGCCCGGCCATCGTGCCGATCATTTCCGGCCGCGCATGGATTACCGGTACCGCTCAACTGATGCTGGACCCTCGCGACCCCTATCCTGAGGGTTATCAGCTTTCCGATACCTGGCCACGCGGCCTCGTGCTGTAAGGAGGGCGTATGCCTATCGTGAAAATCGAGCTGTTTGCCGGGCGTAGCGACGAGCAAAAAGCCCAGTTGGCCAAGGCGATCACTCAGCAATTCTTGGAGCAATTGGCGTCCAGGCCGGAGGAAGTGATCGTGCTGTTCCAGGATGTGCCTCCCGCGGACTGGTTCGTGGCCGGGCGCTCGTTGGGCAAGCCAGCTGTGGATTAAACGTCCATCCTGGTCGGGTGACGGGCACACACACCGTGTGCCCGTCACCCGACGCAACCTCGGCCGGCTCGCCTCCGACATTGTTCACGTTTACTATCAACGTCTTGTGGCCGACAGAAAGCGGAGTCGAGTAGCGTTGCAGCATAGCCTCCGTGGACCGTGCCGATCGGGTTGTAAGCATGCAGGCCGGGCGTGCCTGTAAAGACTGCCCACCCGTCACCTGCCTCGACGAAAGTGAAGTCGAGCGAATCTCCAATCGGCGGTCGTCCCCCCGCTGAAATTAAAGCTTGGAGGGTTTCAATTCCGGATAGGCCGGGTGCAACTTCATTGACTAGATTCACTGATATTTCTCCATTTGGGCCGGAGCGATCTCGCTGGCCGGACGATGCAACGTTATTGAGCGGCCGATGCGTGGCGGCTCCTGTGGTTTAAATTCAATGGGCATTCGCGGATGGCTGTTTCGGCGGCTGCACCTTGTGCATCAATGGCACCAGCACTACCGCGACAACAAAACACGCCATGATCATCAGGAACGCATCGGCATAGGTCAGCGTCTGCGCCTCGCGCCAGGTCAGCGCCCAGAGTTGATGCAGTGCGAATTGGCTTGCATCCATGCTGTTTTGCCCGAGCAACTGAGCGTTACCCGACAGTTGGTCAAGCCAGACATTCATGGATTCGTTCTGGATGTTCAAGTGCTCGGCCAGGCGCAGGAAGTGCAGGTTGGTGCGGTCATTGAGCACCGTAGCGCAGGCGGCGATGCCGATGGCGCCGCCGAGGTTGCGCATCAGGTTGAACAGCCCGGACGCGAGTTTCAGTCGGTCGGCGGCCAGTGCACCGAGGGTCAGGGTCACCACGGGTGGCACCGTTATTTGTTGGGCGAACCCGCGTATGGCCTGGGGCAGCAGCAGTTCCTTGGCGCCCCAGTCGTGGGTAATGGGGGAGAAGTCCCACATCGACAGGGCGAACAGCGACAGCCCGAACATCAGGATCCAGCGCAGGTCGAAACGGTTGGCCAGCACCGCGTACACCGGGATGGCCAGCAACTGGAACACTCCCGTGGAAAACACTGCAAGGCCGATATCCAGCGAGCCATACCCACGTACGCGGCCAAGAAACAGCGGCGTGAGGTAGATGGTGGCGAAAATGCCGATGCCGGTGATGAATGAAAACAGGCAGCCCAGGGCGAAGTTTCGGTCCCGCAGGGCGCGCAAATCGACAATCGGCTCCTTGATTTCCAGGCAGCGCCAGATAAACAGCCCGCCGCTGATGGCGGTGATCCAGGCGGTGGTGGCGATGGTGCTGTCACTGAACCAATTCCAGCGTGGGCCTTCTTCG encodes:
- a CDS encoding dihydrodipicolinate synthase family protein, whose amino-acid sequence is MSDNIFSGCMPALMTPCTADRQPDFDALVAKARELINIGMSAVVYCGSMGDWPLLTEAQRQEGVARLVAAGIPTIVGTGAVNSREAVSHAAHAAKVGASGLMVIPRVLSRGASASAQKAHFAAILNAASQLPAVIYNSPYYGFATRADLFFELRREFPNLIGFKEFGGAADLRYAAEFITSKDDAVTLMVGVDTQVVHGFVNCNATGAITGIGNALPREVLHLVQLSKAAANGDAKARQQAKELEAALAVLSSFDEGTDLVLYYKYLMVLNGDLEYTLHFYDTDVLSDSQRRYAQTQYALFREWYAQWSKA
- a CDS encoding proline racemase family protein codes for the protein MRSTKIVHVVGCHAEGEVGDVIVGGVMPPPGNTLWEQSRFIERDNVLRNFVLNEPRGGVFRHVNLLVPAKDPRAQMGFIIMEPADVPPMSGSNSLCVATVLLDSGIVPMVEPITHLVLEAPGGVIEVTAHCRDGKVQRVEVKNHPSFADKLDAWIEVEGLGSIQVDTAYGGDSFAICDSTKLGFALTSDEAADLVATGLKITKAANEQLGFTHPLNKDWNHISFCQIAAPLSREGGVASAANAVVIRPGKIDRSPCGTGCSARMAVLHAKGQLAEGETFIGRSIIGSEFHCRIDSATDLAGRPAIVPIISGRAWITGTAQLMLDPRDPYPEGYQLSDTWPRGLVL
- a CDS encoding DHA2 family efflux MFS transporter permease subunit, coding for MNSPLPALSTAQKVAAFATMCVGMFIALIDIQIVSASLKDIGGGLSAGADDTAWVQTAYLIAEIIVIPMSGWLSRVMSTRWLFAASAAGFTLTSLLCALAWNIQSMIAFRALQGFLGGSMIPLVFTTAFMYFNGKQRVIAASTIGAIASLAPTLGPAVGGWITDISSWHWLFYINLLPGLFVTFAVPMLVKVDRPNPSLLKGADYIGMGLMAVFLGCLEYTLEEGPRWNWFSDSTIATTAWITAISGGLFIWRCLEIKEPIVDLRALRDRNFALGCLFSFITGIGIFATIYLTPLFLGRVRGYGSLDIGLAVFSTGVFQLLAIPVYAVLANRFDLRWILMFGLSLFALSMWDFSPITHDWGAKELLLPQAIRGFAQQITVPPVVTLTLGALAADRLKLASGLFNLMRNLGGAIGIAACATVLNDRTNLHFLRLAEHLNIQNESMNVWLDQLSGNAQLLGQNSMDASQFALHQLWALTWREAQTLTYADAFLMIMACFVVAVVLVPLMHKVQPPKQPSANAH
- a CDS encoding 4-oxalocrotonate tautomerase family protein, whose product is MPIVKIELFAGRSDEQKAQLAKAITQQFLEQLASRPEEVIVLFQDVPPADWFVAGRSLGKPAVD